The genomic window ATCAATATGAACGGCGTGAAACTGTCCCTTCATCCTGCCGGTCATATCATCGGATCTGCGCAGATTCGCTTGGAATACAAGGGTTATGTGAGTGTGGTTTCAGGTGATTATAAAGTTCAGGACGACGGTTTAAGTACCCCTTTTGAGTTGGTAAGATGCAATGAATTTGTGACAGAAAGCACTTTCGGGCTTCCGATTTACAATTGGCTGGAAGTTGATGATTTAAATAAAAAACTCCAGAGCTGGGTTTTAAAAAATAAAGAAAACGATAAAACCTCAGTGTTCATCGGGTATTCTTTGGGAAAAGCCCAACGGATTATGAAGGCAGTTGAAGGTCTGGGAAAAATCCATGTTCATTACTCTATCGGCAAATTAAATGAAGCTTTTGAAAACGTCGGAATTCAGCTTCCTGACTATGAAATTCCGGATTTTAGGGAGAGTGTAAAGCATGTTCAGGGAGAGATTGTTATCGTTCCGCCCGCTTTGCTGGATAGTAATGTCATTAAGAAAGTTCCGAATGCGGCAACAGCAATTTGCTCCGGCTGGATGCAGGTTCGTGGAGCCAGAAGATGGCGCAGTGCAGACGCAGGATTTCCTATGAGTGATCATGCCGATTGGAAAGGCTTATTGCAGGCTATAAAAGCGACGGAAGCAGAAATTGTTCACGTTACGCACGGACAGACGGAAATTTTTTCTAAATATTTAAATGAAATTGGAATAAAATCCGATGTTGTGGAAACTTTGTACGGAGATGATGACGAGGAAGTAACGGAAAAAGAAATCATTGAAAATCCTGAGTCATGAAAAACTTCGCAGATTTGATCAATGCTTTGGAAAGCACCAATAAAACCAATGCCAAAATTGATGCGATCATCGATTATCTGGAACGCGCTCCGGATGAAGATAAAGTGTGGTTCATTGCTTTGTTTACAGGCAAAAGACCTAGGCGGAACGTGAATACAAATTATATGAAAGAATGGGCACTGGAAATTACAAAACTGCCTTTCTGGCTGTTTCAGGAAAGCTATTCTTCGGTGGGAGATCTGGGTGAAACACTTTCGTTAATTCTGCCTCCCCCAACGAAAAAAATTGAGCGTACACTTTCTCAATGGATGAATGATATAATTGATTTAAAAAATAAAACCGACCTCGAAAAAAAAGAATTTGTTTTAAACTCCTGGAACGGTTTGGATTACACGGAACGATTGATTTTCAATAAATTATTAGGCGGAAGTTTCAGAATCGGGGTTTCAGATAAGACGTTGATTAATGCCTTGACAAAATTCTCAGATCAGGAATCAAGCACCTTAATGCATAGTTTAATGGGAAAATGGCTGCCTGATGAAATTTCATTCAAAGAGTTGATTTCGGCGGAAAAAATTAACCCTGATAATTCAAAACCCTATCCTTTCTGCTTGGCCTATCCTCTGGAAAAAGAACTGGAAGAATTGGGAACTCCCGACGAATGGCTGATCGAATATAAATGGGATGGAATCCGCGGACAAATCATTAAAAGAAACGATGAAGTGTTCATCTGGTCAAGAGGTGAAGAGCTGATTACCGAACAATTTCCCGAAATTGCAGAAGCCGTACAACAGATGCAGGGCAATTTTGTGATAGATGGAGAAATACTTGCGGTAAAGGAAGGTAAGGTTTTAAATTTTAATGAATTACAAAAAAGATTAAACCGAAAAACACTCACCAAAAAAATGCTTTCGGAAATTCCTATTGAAGTTTTTGTTTACGATTTGCTGGAGCTTGAAAATAATGATTTAAGGGAAAAATCTATTTCGGCGAGACGGGCAATGCTGGAAGAATTATTGTTAAATGAAAATCCTCAAAACATAAAAATTTCCCAGGTTATAGATTTTGAAAAATGGGAAGAACTTGATCAGATACGGGAAAACTCCAGAGAAATTAACAGTGAAGGATTAATGTTAAAGCAAAAGAATTCGCCCTATCATTCGGGAAGAAAAAAAGGTGATTGGTGGAAATGGAAAATCAACCCGTTAACCATTGATGCCGTGCTCATCTACGCTCAGAAAGGGAGCGGACGAAGAAGCGCCTACTATACCGACTATACTTTTGCTGTGAAAAACGGCGATTCTCTGGTCACGATTGCCAAGGCATATTCGGGATTGACCGATAAGGAAATTATGGAGGTAAGTAAGTTTGTCAATAAAAATGCTATCGAAAAATTTGGACCCGTGCGAACGGTAAAGGCAGAACTCGTTTTTGAAATTGCCTTTGAAGGAATTGGGTTCAGTAATCGTCACAAAAGCGGTGTAGCACTGCGTTTTCCAAGAATCGTACGATGGCGGAAAGATAAAACGGTCGAGGAAATTGATGATTTGGATGAGATCAAGAAATTGATACAATAACTTTAATTTATAAACACAAAGAATTTATTTATAATTGAAAATATTTTTCGTTGGCAAAGGCACTTCGTTCAGCAATGATAACAGAAAGCCTTATCTGAGTGAAACGTCTTTGCGAATGAAAAATATGCAGAGAATATTTCAAAAAATCCTTGCGGACATTGCGTTAAAACAAAAAAAATAAATTTTGAGCAACTTTGAAAATACCAGCGGATTCAGAGTCATTCACGAGTGGATGGCGGATAAAGGTATTTCCCCTTTCAAATTTCAGACCGATACATGGCAGAAATTCGGAAACGGATACAGCGGAATGGTGGTTGCTCCGACAGGTTTTGGAAAAACTTTTTCCGTTTTTTTAGCGTTAATTGCGGATTTTTTAAACCAGCCTGAAAAATATAAAAAAGGTCTCAAAATGCTTTGGATAACTCCTCTCCGCTCCCTTTCGAAAGATATTGCAAAAGCGATGCAGGAAGCGATTGATGAGATTGGCCTAGATTGGAGTGTAGGTGTGAGAAACGGTGATACAGATCCAAAAGTCCGGCAACAGCAGGTGAAAAGTATGCCTGAAATTCTGGTTGTTACACCCGAAAGCCTACATCTTTTGTTAGGTCAAAAAAATAATGCAAGATTTTTCAATGAAATGAAATGCGTCGTTGTTGATGAATGGCACGAACTCCTGGGCTCAAAGCGCGGTGTGATGGTTGAATTGGGCATTTCCCAGTTGAAAAAATATGTTCCGAAAATTAAAATCTGGGGAATTACGGCAACGATCGGAAATATTGATGAAGCGATGGATGTTTTAATTCCATATGATATTAAAAAAACAAAAATTACAGCCAAAGAACATAAAAAGATTGATATTCTCTCAGTTTTCCCTGATGAAGTTGAAATTTTACCGTGGGCTGGTCATTTGGGAGCAAAACTTGCAGATAAAATTGTTCCGATAATTCTTGAGTCAAAATCCACGATTGTCTTTACCAATACGCGAAGTCAGAGCGAAATGTGGTATCAGCTGCTGCTCAATGCTTATCCTGATTTTGCGGGACAAATTGCCATTCACCACAGCTCAATCGACGCTCATTTGAGGATCTGGATTGAAGAAAATCTGAGTTCAGGCAAACTGAAAGCCGTTGTTTCCACTTCATCTTTAGATTTAGGTATCGACTTCAAACCTGTTGATACTGTGATTCAAGTGGGTTCTGCAAAAGGCGTTGCGAGATTTTTGCAAAGAGCCGGGCGAAGTGGTCACTCCCCTTTTGAAACCTCAAAAATTTACTGTGTTCCGACACATTCTTTGGAATTAATTGAAGTGGCAGCGCTGAAGGAAGCTGTTAAACAAAAAGTAATCGAACCCCGCGAACCGCAGGTTCTGTGCTTTGATGTTTTGGTTCAGTTTTTAATGACTTTGGCTGTTGGTGACGGATTTTATGCTGAAGAATTACATGAAAGGATTAAAAAAGTTTATGCTTTTCAGGAAATGACTGAAGAAGAATGGAAAAGTATTTTGGATTTCCTTACCATAGGCGGAAGCGTTTTGAAAAGCTACGAAGAATTTCATAAAATCGTTATCATGGAAGACGGGCTGTATAAAGTGACTTCACGAAAAATAGCCATGCTTCACCGGATGAATATGGGGGTAATTGTAAGTGATGCCATGCTTAAAGTGAAATTTATTTCCGGCGGATATATCGGGATGGTGGAGGAATATTTTATATCAAAATTAAAAAAAGACGAAAAATTTATACTTGCCGGAAGAGTTCTTGAAGTGGCGATGATTAAAGATATGACGGTGTATGTGAGAGCGGCGAAAGGGAAAGCTTTTGTTCCAAGTTATTTGGGAGGAAGACTGCCGTTGAGCTCTAATTTAGGACATTTTTTAAGAGAAAAATTGTCGGGAGCCCTTAATCCGAAAGCTTCAGAGAAAGAACTGAAATTTTTACATCCATTATTGGCTAATCAGGAAGAACGTTCACATATCCCGAGAGAAGATGAGTTTTTGGTTGAATTAATAAAAAACCGTGAAGGCTATCATTTGTTTATGTACCCTTTTGAAGGGCGTTTGGTGCATGAAGTGATGGCTGCTTTGGTTGCGTATCGAATTTCAAAGCTGGCTCCGATTTCCTTTTCAATGGCGATGAATGATTATGGTTTTGAACTGTTTAGCGATAAAGAAATTCCTTTAAATGAAGAAAATTTAGATAAAATTTTAACCAGGGAAAATTTAATGAC from Chryseobacterium wanjuense includes these protein-coding regions:
- a CDS encoding ligase-associated DNA damage response DEXH box helicase, encoding MADKGISPFKFQTDTWQKFGNGYSGMVVAPTGFGKTFSVFLALIADFLNQPEKYKKGLKMLWITPLRSLSKDIAKAMQEAIDEIGLDWSVGVRNGDTDPKVRQQQVKSMPEILVVTPESLHLLLGQKNNARFFNEMKCVVVDEWHELLGSKRGVMVELGISQLKKYVPKIKIWGITATIGNIDEAMDVLIPYDIKKTKITAKEHKKIDILSVFPDEVEILPWAGHLGAKLADKIVPIILESKSTIVFTNTRSQSEMWYQLLLNAYPDFAGQIAIHHSSIDAHLRIWIEENLSSGKLKAVVSTSSLDLGIDFKPVDTVIQVGSAKGVARFLQRAGRSGHSPFETSKIYCVPTHSLELIEVAALKEAVKQKVIEPREPQVLCFDVLVQFLMTLAVGDGFYAEELHERIKKVYAFQEMTEEEWKSILDFLTIGGSVLKSYEEFHKIVIMEDGLYKVTSRKIAMLHRMNMGVIVSDAMLKVKFISGGYIGMVEEYFISKLKKDEKFILAGRVLEVAMIKDMTVYVRAAKGKAFVPSYLGGRLPLSSNLGHFLREKLSGALNPKASEKELKFLHPLLANQEERSHIPREDEFLVELIKNREGYHLFMYPFEGRLVHEVMAALVAYRISKLAPISFSMAMNDYGFELFSDKEIPLNEENLDKILTRENLMTDVISSINSAEMARRKFRDIAVISGMVIQNYAGKQRSNKSLQSSAGLIFKVLEDYDSNHFLVRQAYTEVFNAQLQEQRLVEAFMRIEKSKIILKYANTFTPLSFPIKVDSLRQTLSSEGLDSRIQRMLEQAKKWRGM
- a CDS encoding ATP-dependent DNA ligase; protein product: MKNFADLINALESTNKTNAKIDAIIDYLERAPDEDKVWFIALFTGKRPRRNVNTNYMKEWALEITKLPFWLFQESYSSVGDLGETLSLILPPPTKKIERTLSQWMNDIIDLKNKTDLEKKEFVLNSWNGLDYTERLIFNKLLGGSFRIGVSDKTLINALTKFSDQESSTLMHSLMGKWLPDEISFKELISAEKINPDNSKPYPFCLAYPLEKELEELGTPDEWLIEYKWDGIRGQIIKRNDEVFIWSRGEELITEQFPEIAEAVQQMQGNFVIDGEILAVKEGKVLNFNELQKRLNRKTLTKKMLSEIPIEVFVYDLLELENNDLREKSISARRAMLEELLLNENPQNIKISQVIDFEKWEELDQIRENSREINSEGLMLKQKNSPYHSGRKKGDWWKWKINPLTIDAVLIYAQKGSGRRSAYYTDYTFAVKNGDSLVTIAKAYSGLTDKEIMEVSKFVNKNAIEKFGPVRTVKAELVFEIAFEGIGFSNRHKSGVALRFPRIVRWRKDKTVEEIDDLDEIKKLIQ
- a CDS encoding ligase-associated DNA damage response exonuclease translates to MKLITFTNKGIYCPQGKFYIDPWRPVDLAVITHGHADHARWGMKKYLCHHFTKPILHQRIGQDIECQSVEYGDVINMNGVKLSLHPAGHIIGSAQIRLEYKGYVSVVSGDYKVQDDGLSTPFELVRCNEFVTESTFGLPIYNWLEVDDLNKKLQSWVLKNKENDKTSVFIGYSLGKAQRIMKAVEGLGKIHVHYSIGKLNEAFENVGIQLPDYEIPDFRESVKHVQGEIVIVPPALLDSNVIKKVPNAATAICSGWMQVRGARRWRSADAGFPMSDHADWKGLLQAIKATEAEIVHVTHGQTEIFSKYLNEIGIKSDVVETLYGDDDEEVTEKEIIENPES